A genomic window from Pseudonocardia broussonetiae includes:
- a CDS encoding fumarylacetoacetate hydrolase family protein has protein sequence MRLATIRTAGGTAAVRIDADGAVELGAVDLGAFLARPDWRSAAESASGTRHDLAGLDYATLVPRPEKVFCVGLNYRSHILEMGRELPEHPALFAKFARALVGAHDPVELPAGSEQVDWEAELGVVVGAEVRHATPEQAAAAIAGYTVVNDVTARDFQYRSVEWLQGKTFERSTPVGPWLVVDEGAPGEITCEVDGDVVQKADTSDLVFGPADLVAYISQIITLVPGDVIATGTPGGVGHARKPPRYLVEGSELVTRIEGVGELRNTLVKGD, from the coding sequence GTGAGGCTCGCGACCATCCGCACCGCCGGCGGCACGGCGGCCGTCCGGATCGACGCCGACGGCGCGGTCGAGCTCGGTGCCGTCGACCTCGGCGCGTTCCTGGCCCGCCCGGACTGGCGCAGCGCGGCGGAGTCGGCGTCGGGCACCCGCCACGACCTGGCCGGACTCGACTACGCCACCCTCGTCCCGCGCCCGGAGAAGGTGTTCTGCGTCGGGCTGAACTACCGCTCGCACATCCTGGAGATGGGGCGCGAGCTCCCGGAGCACCCGGCGCTGTTCGCGAAGTTCGCCCGCGCCCTGGTCGGTGCGCACGACCCGGTGGAGCTGCCGGCGGGCTCCGAGCAGGTCGACTGGGAGGCCGAGCTCGGCGTCGTCGTCGGCGCGGAGGTCCGGCACGCCACCCCGGAGCAGGCGGCCGCGGCCATCGCCGGCTACACGGTCGTCAACGACGTCACCGCGCGCGACTTCCAGTACCGGTCGGTGGAGTGGTTGCAGGGCAAGACGTTCGAGCGCAGCACGCCCGTCGGCCCGTGGCTCGTCGTCGACGAGGGGGCGCCGGGGGAGATCACCTGCGAGGTCGACGGCGACGTGGTGCAGAAGGCCGACACGTCGGACCTGGTGTTCGGACCCGCCGACCTGGTCGCCTACATCTCGCAGATCATCACCCTGGTCCCGGGCGACGTCATCGCCACCGGCACCCCGGGCGGGGTCGGGCACGCCCGGAAGCCCCCGCGCTACCTCGTCGAGGGGTCGGAGCTGGTCACCCGGATCGAGGGCGTCGGCGAGCTGCGCAACACCCTCGTGAAGG
- a CDS encoding cupin domain-containing protein, producing the protein MTAVHDDPTAEEQEQLDALYAAFDAAHMKPLWTQIGGLMPVTPRPDSVPFLWRWSTLLPLAEKAGELVPVGRGGERRAIALANPGLPGTAYATPTLWAAIQYLGPREQAPAHRHTQTAFRFVVEGEGVWTNVEGSGGGVDAIAMRRGDLLLTPGMHFHEHHNTTDHPMAWIDGLDIPLVRTIDAGFFEFGPEVLATTETPAVSRNERLWAHPGLTPVGAPAPAASPLMAYRWEHTDAALTAQLELEAEGHPGVVEPGHAVVRFTNPATARDCLSTMRCEMHRLRAGTSTALTRTAGSSVWQVFEGSGVVTVGEERYEIGRGDLFCVPSWAGLAFDAGPGGLDAFAFSDAPVLEALGLARTAREDRP; encoded by the coding sequence ATGACCGCCGTCCACGACGATCCGACCGCCGAGGAGCAGGAGCAGCTCGACGCGCTGTACGCCGCGTTCGACGCCGCCCACATGAAGCCCCTGTGGACCCAGATCGGCGGGCTCATGCCCGTCACCCCGCGCCCGGACTCGGTGCCGTTCCTCTGGCGCTGGTCCACGCTGCTGCCGCTGGCCGAGAAGGCCGGGGAGCTGGTGCCCGTCGGACGTGGGGGCGAGCGTCGCGCGATCGCGCTGGCCAACCCCGGTCTGCCCGGCACCGCCTACGCCACCCCCACGCTGTGGGCGGCGATCCAGTACCTGGGCCCGCGCGAGCAGGCGCCCGCGCACCGGCACACCCAGACCGCGTTCCGGTTCGTCGTCGAGGGCGAGGGCGTCTGGACCAACGTCGAGGGCTCGGGCGGGGGGGTCGACGCGATAGCGATGCGCCGCGGTGACCTGCTGCTCACCCCGGGCATGCACTTCCACGAGCACCACAACACGACCGACCACCCGATGGCCTGGATCGACGGCCTCGACATCCCGCTGGTCCGCACGATCGACGCCGGCTTCTTCGAGTTCGGCCCGGAGGTGCTGGCCACCACGGAGACCCCGGCGGTCTCGCGCAACGAGCGCCTGTGGGCCCACCCGGGGCTCACGCCCGTCGGGGCACCGGCGCCGGCGGCGTCGCCGCTGATGGCCTACCGCTGGGAGCACACCGACGCCGCCCTGACCGCGCAGCTCGAGCTGGAGGCCGAGGGGCACCCCGGCGTCGTCGAGCCCGGGCACGCCGTCGTCCGGTTCACCAACCCGGCGACCGCGCGGGACTGCCTGTCGACGATGCGCTGCGAGATGCACCGTCTGCGCGCCGGGACCTCGACCGCGCTGACCCGCACCGCCGGCTCGTCGGTCTGGCAGGTCTTCGAGGGCTCCGGCGTGGTCACCGTCGGCGAGGAGCGCTACGAGATCGGCAGGGGCGACCTGTTCTGCGTGCCGTCCTGGGCCGGGCTCGCGTTCGACGCCGGCCCCGGCGGGCTCGACGCGTTCGCGTTCTCCGACGCCCCCGTCCTCGAGGCCCTGGGTCTCGCCCGCACCGCCCGGGAGGACCGTCCGTGA
- a CDS encoding GntR family transcriptional regulator produces the protein MAVDPERPPAAPAQRSVASVLDRLRAQILEGELVPGEQIRQEDMARRLGISRVPLREALRVLTTEGLLTHRPHQGYSVARLSVDHLRQIHSMLEFLETELIRTVRWPDPEQVAGLREINAAMGRAARTGDPAAVNRLNRELHQKIFALSTLDMYLAEAERFWTLSEPYRLMHVTSTDSAIAVEQHEQLIDALAAHDRVLCLRVLSEHRRETQNAAVAMLTRLEGFPRAVG, from the coding sequence GTGGCAGTCGACCCGGAACGACCGCCGGCCGCACCTGCCCAGCGCAGCGTGGCCTCCGTCCTCGACCGGCTCCGCGCGCAGATCCTCGAGGGCGAGCTCGTGCCCGGCGAGCAGATCCGCCAGGAGGACATGGCCCGGCGGCTGGGCATCAGCAGGGTGCCCCTGCGGGAGGCGCTGCGGGTCCTCACCACCGAGGGGCTGCTGACGCACCGCCCGCACCAGGGCTACTCCGTGGCCCGGCTGAGCGTCGACCACCTGCGGCAGATCCACAGCATGCTGGAGTTCCTCGAGACCGAGCTCATCCGGACCGTGCGGTGGCCCGACCCGGAGCAGGTCGCCGGTCTCCGCGAGATCAACGCCGCCATGGGTCGGGCCGCTCGCACCGGTGACCCGGCGGCAGTCAACCGGCTCAACCGCGAGCTGCACCAGAAGATCTTCGCGCTCTCCACGCTCGACATGTACCTGGCCGAGGCCGAGCGGTTCTGGACGCTCTCCGAGCCCTACCGGCTCATGCACGTGACGTCCACCGACAGCGCGATCGCGGTCGAGCAGCACGAGCAGCTCATCGACGCCCTCGCCGCCCACGACCGCGTCCTGTGCCTGCGGGTGCTGAGCGAGCACCGCCGGGAGACCCAGAACGCCGCGGTGGCCATGCTCACCCGGCTCGAGGGCTTCCCCCGCGCGGTCGGCTGA
- a CDS encoding RraA family protein: protein MRATATLGSATVHEAAGRIGALPSAIKPVHPDMHVEGPAFPVRMPAGDNLWLHRAVLAASPGDVLVVDCGGGFEHGYFGEVLAEAALARGLAGLVLHGGVRDAARLGALGWPVFAERVCVRGTGKDPHGDGQLGAPVTIGDVEVGPGDLVVADGDGVVCVPAGRADEVRAVSAARDAAEQGYIDRLRAGESTLSIYGLP from the coding sequence GTGAGGGCCACCGCGACGCTCGGCTCGGCCACCGTGCACGAGGCGGCGGGCCGGATCGGGGCGCTGCCGTCGGCGATCAAGCCGGTGCACCCCGACATGCACGTCGAGGGGCCCGCGTTTCCCGTCCGCATGCCGGCGGGGGACAACCTCTGGCTGCACCGCGCGGTCCTCGCGGCGAGCCCGGGGGACGTCCTCGTCGTCGACTGCGGCGGCGGGTTCGAGCACGGGTACTTCGGCGAGGTGCTCGCCGAGGCCGCACTCGCCCGCGGGCTCGCGGGCCTGGTCCTCCACGGCGGCGTGCGCGACGCCGCCCGCCTCGGCGCCCTGGGCTGGCCCGTCTTCGCGGAGCGGGTCTGCGTCCGGGGCACCGGCAAGGACCCGCACGGCGACGGGCAGCTCGGCGCGCCGGTGACGATCGGCGACGTCGAGGTCGGGCCCGGGGACCTCGTCGTCGCCGACGGGGACGGCGTCGTGTGCGTCCCCGCCGGGCGGGCCGACGAGGTCCGGGCGGTCTCGGCGGCCCGGGACGCGGCCGAGCAGGGGTACATCGACCGCCTGCGGGCGGGGGAGTCGACGCTGTCGATCTACGGGCTGCCGTGA
- a CDS encoding RraA family protein, translated as MPTADQPAPDLARLSGLSTSGVSDALDKLGIRGQALGIAPLDRAFRLAGRAWTLRYGPVGEDRGTVGDYVDDLGPGDVVVLDNQGRLDATVWGDLLTTTAHRRGVAGTVIDGVCRDVDRSVGLGYPVFARGNWMRTGKDRVRVEATQVPVSVGGVRIEPGDLLLGDGDGLVAVPAARIEEVLRAAEEIERAEEAIRRAVEGGASLRDARREHRYHDLQHQGAS; from the coding sequence ATGCCGACCGCTGACCAGCCGGCACCCGATCTCGCCCGGCTGTCGGGGCTGTCGACCTCCGGCGTCTCCGACGCCCTGGACAAGCTCGGCATCCGCGGCCAGGCGCTGGGCATCGCCCCGCTGGACCGGGCGTTCCGGCTCGCCGGGCGCGCCTGGACCCTGCGCTACGGGCCGGTCGGGGAGGACCGGGGGACCGTCGGCGACTACGTCGACGACCTCGGCCCCGGTGACGTGGTCGTGCTCGACAACCAGGGCCGCCTCGACGCCACCGTGTGGGGAGACCTGCTCACCACCACCGCGCACCGGCGCGGGGTGGCGGGCACCGTGATCGACGGCGTCTGCCGCGACGTCGACCGGAGCGTCGGCCTCGGCTACCCGGTCTTCGCCCGGGGCAACTGGATGCGCACCGGAAAGGACCGCGTGCGCGTGGAGGCCACGCAGGTGCCGGTGTCGGTCGGCGGGGTGCGGATCGAGCCCGGTGACCTGCTGCTCGGTGACGGCGACGGCCTCGTGGCGGTGCCCGCGGCCCGGATCGAGGAGGTGCTGCGGGCCGCCGAGGAGATCGAGCGGGCGGAGGAGGCCATCCGCCGGGCGGTCGAGGGCGGGGCGTCCCTGCGCGACGCGCGCCGGGAGCACCGCTACCACGACCTGCAGCACCAGGGCGCCTCGTGA
- a CDS encoding RraA family protein, whose product MSDLVARLAAVDACAVSDALDRHGIRGVVTGLHPLAAPRSFAGRAVTVLLGPPDSTGALPRRHLGTAAVDASGPGRVVVVAHQGRTDCAGWGGLLSRAAAARGIEGVLVDGAARDLAEAAAAGLPVHARAATPVTARTRAVEHAWDVPVDVDGVRVAPGDLVLADSGGVVVVPAGRADEVLATAERIAATEAAMARAIEAGTPVSDVMGTTYEELTDADR is encoded by the coding sequence GTGAGCGACCTCGTCGCACGCCTCGCCGCCGTGGACGCCTGCGCGGTGTCCGACGCGCTGGACCGCCACGGGATCCGCGGCGTCGTCACCGGGCTCCACCCGCTCGCCGCACCCCGCTCGTTCGCGGGGCGGGCCGTGACCGTCCTGCTCGGTCCGCCGGATTCGACCGGCGCGCTCCCGCGGCGCCACCTCGGCACCGCCGCGGTCGACGCGTCCGGTCCCGGCCGGGTCGTCGTCGTCGCCCACCAGGGCCGGACCGACTGCGCCGGATGGGGAGGGCTCCTCTCCCGGGCCGCGGCGGCGCGGGGGATCGAGGGCGTGCTCGTCGACGGCGCCGCCCGGGACCTGGCCGAGGCCGCGGCGGCGGGGCTGCCGGTCCACGCGCGGGCCGCCACCCCGGTGACGGCCCGTACCCGCGCCGTCGAGCACGCCTGGGACGTGCCGGTCGACGTGGACGGCGTCCGCGTCGCGCCCGGCGACCTCGTCCTCGCCGACTCCGGCGGGGTGGTCGTGGTCCCGGCCGGCCGCGCGGACGAGGTCCTCGCGACCGCCGAGCGGATCGCCGCCACCGAAGCCGCCATGGCCCGCGCGATCGAGGCGGGCACCCCCGTCTCCGACGTCATGGGCACGACCTACGAGGAGCTCACCGATGCCGACCGCTGA
- a CDS encoding amidohydrolase family protein: protein MIIDAHAHLVAPDSLYAFRALLLADGGYHGGTPKISDDALAEAAAGNVTTMDAVGTDLQLLSPRPFHLGSSMRPARMLDPWVRANNDTIARTVALHPTRFAGVGALPLAADEPVSAGFAELDRLVDLGFVGVLVNPDLHEGRGTTPALGDRYWYPLFERLVERDLPIHVHSAGCYSERETYSEHFVTEESIAVLAMLRSAVFTDFPSLRVMISHGGGSVPYQIGRWQADALHPGLGGGPDAERFETSLRRFWFDSVLHHPLSLELLLRTVGADRVLFGTEKPGSGSAPNPATGRDFDDIRPVIEGFDFLSAGERQAVFEDNARTVFPGLKAHQGAS, encoded by the coding sequence ATGATCATCGACGCACACGCGCACCTCGTCGCGCCCGACTCGCTCTACGCCTTCCGGGCCCTGCTGCTCGCCGACGGCGGGTACCACGGCGGCACGCCGAAGATCTCCGACGACGCTCTGGCCGAGGCCGCCGCGGGCAACGTGACGACCATGGACGCGGTCGGCACCGACCTCCAGCTGCTGTCGCCGCGCCCGTTCCACCTCGGCAGCTCCATGCGGCCCGCCCGCATGCTCGACCCGTGGGTCCGGGCCAACAACGACACGATCGCCCGCACCGTGGCGCTGCACCCCACCCGGTTCGCCGGCGTCGGTGCGCTGCCGCTGGCCGCGGACGAGCCCGTGTCCGCCGGGTTCGCCGAGCTCGACCGGCTCGTCGACCTGGGCTTCGTCGGCGTCCTGGTCAACCCCGACCTGCACGAGGGGCGCGGCACCACCCCGGCGCTGGGCGACCGGTACTGGTACCCGCTGTTCGAGCGGCTCGTCGAGCGCGACCTGCCGATCCACGTCCACTCCGCCGGGTGCTACTCCGAGCGCGAGACCTACTCCGAGCACTTCGTCACCGAGGAGTCGATCGCGGTCCTCGCGATGCTGCGCAGCGCGGTGTTCACCGACTTCCCCTCGCTGCGGGTGATGATCTCCCACGGCGGCGGCTCGGTGCCCTACCAGATCGGTCGCTGGCAGGCCGACGCGCTGCACCCGGGGCTCGGTGGGGGACCGGACGCCGAGCGGTTCGAGACCTCCCTGCGCCGCTTCTGGTTCGACTCGGTGCTGCACCACCCGCTGTCGCTGGAGCTGCTGCTGCGCACCGTCGGCGCCGACCGCGTGCTCTTCGGCACCGAGAAGCCCGGCAGCGGCAGCGCGCCGAACCCCGCGACCGGGCGCGACTTCGACGACATCAGGCCGGTGATCGAGGGGTTCGACTTCCTCTCCGCCGGCGAGCGGCAGGCGGTGTTCGAGGACAACGCGCGCACGGTGTTCCCCGGCTTGAAGGCCCACCAGGGGGCGTCGTGA
- a CDS encoding RidA family protein translates to MARRSIDVPGLHHGGLPIPAASVVGNVLVSGGISPLDPDSGTVPPEVDRQVGLVFANARRILDAAGGSPDDVVKCTVFVRDKAIRPVVDEHWLRMFPDAASRPARHTLRTDLADPLQIQLEITAVLGEG, encoded by the coding sequence ATGGCCCGACGATCCATCGACGTGCCCGGACTGCACCACGGCGGCCTGCCCATCCCGGCGGCCAGCGTGGTCGGCAACGTGCTCGTCTCGGGCGGCATCTCGCCGCTCGACCCGGACAGCGGCACGGTGCCGCCGGAGGTCGACCGGCAGGTCGGACTCGTGTTCGCGAACGCCCGGCGCATCCTCGACGCCGCAGGCGGCTCTCCCGACGACGTCGTGAAGTGCACGGTCTTCGTGCGCGACAAGGCGATCCGGCCCGTCGTCGACGAGCACTGGCTCCGGATGTTCCCCGACGCCGCCAGCCGGCCCGCCCGGCACACGCTCCGCACCGACCTCGCCGACCCGCTGCAGATCCAGCTCGAGATCACCGCCGTGCTGGGAGAGGGCTGA
- a CDS encoding extradiol ring-cleavage dioxygenase, producing MAEIVFGAGTSHSPLLAAPPHLWAERADQDRANPELYDSTGVIRSFDDLAAAAGDRFAPDCTPEAWEHGWERSQAALDRLRDDFRRVAPDVVLVVGDDQRELFDATNQPAMCLSAAAEMTTGLLDDHDSEFLKEAASSYLMDEEFTFAGHAELAEDLVRGLMDEGIDVGWMAGAPAGRGFGHAYGFPIHRFLQPDPVPVIPFMLNTYYPPNQPGPKRCFELGRALRAAAAASPIPARIAILASGGLSHFVVDEELDRRVLDAIAAKDSEALCALPPELLNSGSSEIRNWITAAGAMEGRAVDWSEYVPIVRSAAGTGCAMGFLAWQ from the coding sequence ATGGCCGAGATCGTCTTCGGAGCCGGGACGTCGCACAGCCCCCTGCTCGCCGCTCCGCCCCACCTGTGGGCCGAGCGCGCGGACCAGGACCGCGCCAACCCCGAGCTCTACGACAGCACCGGCGTGATCCGCAGCTTCGACGACCTCGCCGCCGCGGCGGGCGACCGCTTCGCCCCCGACTGCACGCCGGAGGCCTGGGAGCACGGTTGGGAGCGCAGCCAGGCCGCCCTCGACCGGCTCCGCGACGACTTCCGCCGGGTCGCCCCGGACGTCGTCCTGGTCGTCGGCGACGACCAGCGCGAGCTGTTCGACGCCACCAACCAGCCCGCGATGTGCCTGTCCGCGGCGGCCGAGATGACGACGGGCCTGCTCGACGACCACGACTCGGAGTTCCTCAAGGAGGCCGCGTCCAGCTACCTGATGGACGAGGAGTTCACCTTCGCCGGCCACGCCGAGCTCGCCGAGGACCTCGTCCGCGGCCTGATGGACGAGGGCATCGACGTCGGCTGGATGGCCGGTGCGCCCGCCGGCAGGGGCTTCGGGCACGCCTACGGGTTCCCGATCCACCGCTTCCTGCAGCCGGACCCCGTGCCGGTGATCCCGTTCATGCTCAACACCTACTACCCGCCCAACCAGCCCGGTCCGAAGCGCTGCTTCGAGCTGGGACGGGCGCTGCGGGCGGCCGCGGCGGCGTCGCCGATCCCCGCGCGGATCGCGATCCTCGCCTCCGGGGGGCTGTCGCACTTCGTCGTCGACGAGGAGCTGGACCGCAGGGTCCTCGACGCGATCGCCGCCAAGGACTCCGAGGCCCTGTGCGCCCTGCCCCCGGAGCTGCTCAACAGCGGGTCGTCGGAGATCCGCAACTGGATCACCGCGGCCGGCGCCATGGAGGGCCGCGCCGTCGACTGGAGCGAGTACGTGCCCATCGTCCGCTCCGCGGCCGGCACCGGCTGCGCCATGGGCTTCCTGGCGTGGCAGTAG